In Atribacteraceae bacterium, a genomic segment contains:
- the rpsT gene encoding 30S ribosomal protein S20 — translation MPNTKSALKSLYKNRKRRLQNRIQMSTTKTLIKKFTRMVDEGKLAEARLLIPQVAKQVDMVASKGVFHKNKAGRIKSRLTRRLNRATAAS, via the coding sequence ATGCCCAATACCAAATCAGCTTTGAAGAGTCTATACAAAAACCGGAAGCGAAGATTGCAGAATCGCATTCAGATGTCTACCACCAAAACACTGATTAAAAAATTCACCCGAATGGTGGACGAGGGAAAGCTTGCTGAAGCCCGGTTGCTGATACCTCAGGTCGCCAAGCAGGTCGATATGGTCGCCTCAAAAGGTGTTTTTCATAAAAACAAAGCCGGGCGTATCAAGTCCCGTCTGACTCGCCGGTTGAATCGGGCGACGGCTGCTTCCTGA